AAAGAGTGTCCTTCTTCTGTTTTAGCACCAACACCCGAAGATGATATAGAAGATACGAAAGACTCCGAATCGCCGGAAGACGCATCTTCAGTAGTTTCAGATTCCCTGAAGAAGGACGTTGGTTCTTATCCCGAAATACGCTACGTAGATGGACTTAGAAGTGTTTTGCTACTTCAGAAACGTAAAGGACCGAAGAAAGTTTTAAAATGGAAGACAGAGCTGGAATCCATACGTTACTTCGAGTTGGACGAAACGGAGAGGGTCAATGTGACGAAGACCTTTACCGACATGAAGCAAATGGAGAAACAGAATGAGAGAGAAGCATTCCAAATGGCCAGAAAATTAAGTACGTACaatggaataataattctttttgttaaataatttatttagtatttaatTTTAGACACACAGACTATATTCagttgttttcttttttcatttaattaataattacataataattaaatatgtgatggatatatagaaataaaccataaataattttgtttcgtAATTCAGATAATGAAGACCTAATGGAAGAAAGAACACGGTGGAAGCCTTTGATTCCTATTGATCTGCCACCTCCATTGGTGGAACCTGGCAAGGACAGCAAAGAGAAGGATATTCAGTATGCTCGCGAGAAGGGCATTCTCCAAGCACTTTACTTCAATCGAAGCATGTACGTTACTCTCAACGATGTACCgaatgatttaataaattcgttAATCTTGGTccacatttattttaaataattttctgctggcaataataatattcataatagaatttatttagaattCATTTACACAGAATAactgatataaatttatatagaaaGCAATACaagatacataaatatatccTATAAAAATTCTATAGAGAGAAATATTCACAAGTGTTGCTCAGAGTGCGCTTTTATGTTCACGTTTTTCCAAACTTTCCATCAACAAAGTTTTTAAttgcgaattttatttaaatgaatagGATTCCGGACTCCGCGGCCGAACCTGACGAAGAACGACATCACGTGATGACCGAACCCAAGACTATACCGCTGGACGACCTCACCGGCAACAAGGAGAGTGAGAAGGACTTCACGTCAGTGCAGTGGCCGGAGCCTAAACCGCAACTGACGCCACAGCCTCCGTCCGTGACGACGTTCCATTATCCGACAACATTCCCGCACAACCAGCAAACCATGATGACGCCGATGGGACCGCAACCAACGATGAATCCTATGCCACAGATGTCTCAGCAGATGATGGCTCCTACGCACATGGCTCCCATAACGCAGGAGATGGCAGGACCAACGATACCAgctggtggcggtggtggttgGAGAACAGGCGACGGCAAGGTTCTCGTGCCGGACGTTGGCATGAATCCCATGGCGAACATGCCAGGAGGGTTCAATCAGGGACTGGAAGGTGGACCTATGGTACCGCCTGGCATGATGGGACCGCCACCCATGTATAATCAGCAGCAGGAAGGTTACGGCATGATGTGTCCGGAGGAGATGGGATTCAACAATATGAATCCCAACAACTTCCAAGGCCCGCCAATGTACGGACCCGGGCCTAATTTCCCGGGCCCCCGGGGAGCCCCTATGCACAACCGGGGCAGAGGTGGACCCGGTTGGGGATACAGAGGTGGCGGACCCAACAGGGGTGGTTGGAgaggtggcggtggcggttgGCGAGGGAGCGGTAAACAGCCACCAGTATGCAGACAGTTTTCGAAAAACGGTTACTGCCGAGTCGGTGACAAGTGTCAGTATCTTCATCCCGGTGTAAATTGTCCGCCATTCTAAGAATGTgattgaaagaatattttttattagaatatatctttatccgtggaaaaagaaagagagagagagagaacgagagaaaaaaagaatgcgATTGGCATTTTACTGTTACTTGTGTATGAAGATCTTCCCTCGAGATGTATTAACAATGACAATTTTGCTTGGAGAGTAGATCTAAGTGCTTTTTCAGACACGTGAAAGTGCTACATACGTGAAGTCCTCAATGtgcaatttttgtataaagcagcatgaatatattatagatagaagttataacatttatttaataatactcCGAATGCGCGCTTGGGAGTTTTTGtaaatacagaaaatatatCTTGTTTCAAATCAACGCGCCGCAAGGTGTTTTACGTCTTGTCACAATCGATGTCATTGAAGATTTGAACGAATTGTATAAGATTGAACGTGACCATGCCAGATGCATCGGCTGCTGGGCAGCCAGCGGTGTGTCTCCATAAATAACGcagaagttttaataaaacgcCCCGTCAcaagtttatttttttgttctaCGGTTATATGTGTTACGACCTCCACGAAATTGTACCATCCATTATTGTAACGTCTTCCTTTTGTGTTTGTATTTTTCAAGCATTGGCAActgccgagagagagagagagattattctATTTACTGTACGTTCCTTCAAAAATCGGAAGTGCGGAAGTGAGAATTGCTTGAAAAGAGTTGTCGAGTAAAATTCGATATTGTTGATTAGCCTACGTCACAAGTATTCTTAAAACTTATTAAGAACCGAGTCGCACTTGTGTGACTACTCATATCTAGCTTAGAGCAAAGGAATTCTGACATAGAAATGGACATAGAAATGGACATTAATGACAGTGTCCGATAGTAATACACGACTAAACACCTAAAGTTTTGCtgttcaaatttttttattgtaataatttctacGTTCAGATTTCTTGTAAATATCATGTTTGCATAATATGTACAAATcgataattctaataataatggCAGACTGTTAGATTTAGCTCGTATATGACGACGACACGTATCAATCAGATTAATATTGGGTTGACCGGCAAGTCCATGCGGATTCCATTGGCAGAACTCCAACGCAAAAACAttattacaaagttttgcgcCTGAATCCTGATAAAAAAAGTTCGCACAGGCCTTCCGGCCAATCCAATATTTAATGAGAGTCGTACGTGtcttttgaaaataaaaagagttaTAATCgatctaatattattaatctatCGAATTCAGTATAATGTACAAACTCGTGTAGCGGTATTTTGTAGTTGAgaccattattattatatgatagTATTATGTCgtaagttttattatcgtaTATGATAAATGGTTATACCTTTTTGTATATGGTTGATCGTTACGTTTATGTGTAACATCGATTGTTGTATAAGCGCCtcttaatgaaaatataccaatcactattattttttttttaaattatctcgattttgcaaattattacaaaatatcccctatatgtaatttatgatgtatatatatatagtgtgTGATATGCAcattcaaaataatttatattgaaacGTGAAGTTACATTTCAcctatgtattttttttttcaactaTCGGGTTGAATAACCAGAATGTCCTTGCACATTTTTTGGTCAACCCAATATTGAAACTGTTATTTAAAAGATGATCACATACATTATATCGTAAATGAAAGGTGTCGGAAAAATCTGATAAAAGgccattttatataaattaaattatagtattaaatatataattgaatatgGGATCACAAGATAACACAAAATGTTGATGCTACATGGATTAATTGGACACTAGTAAATGTCCACAATTGAGCAGTAGTAGACTGTACAAAACTCTTAATTCTTTAAATAGTAATTGCACAAAttgtcaaatttaaatttatttaaattgctgAGGTGGAGGTCCAAAGATGCTGCCACTCTGTTTGCTCGCAGTTCTAGATGGTGCAAAGCCAAGCATTTTCTGGATATTCTGAAAACATACATAagtattttctctctctctctctacacatacatatacatacatacatatattgcacaaatatgtattataaatttaagtaGAGTATACATTTAAAATGATGAATATAATTTACCTGTCTAATACTCATGGTACataatatgtacaaaaatataaatgagcATTCCGTATAATCGTCGCCTGGAAGATTCCTGTGCGACAAACCCTGTATCCAGCTAATTGGAACGAACGGTAGTCTAGCCACGACACGCccatcaaatatattattaaacatgCTCAGAAGTGCTGTGAATGCAAAGCCGATGGCAAACATCGACTTCATTTTTACAAGAGACAAGTCTCGATTGTTATTTTTCAgtctctcctcttctcgttcaatcttcttcttctgttgCTTATCCAACGAATCACCATGGGCCTCTTTTCGTTTTTCCACTAACAGATAAAAACatggtatatttatttatgcaagcAAAtacatacaacttttgtacacaaattttgttactatttctaattttttaatataccctttaaatacaataaagaGACATTTTGAGGAAACTTACACTTTTTACTCTGTTTTTCAACCTCAGCctttaatttttgatatttttcagtTCTATATACCATTAACCATGTCAATCCtaatatgcataaaataaatataattacacacatacacgtatatacataattatgattataatataaaaaaatatgctttatattctttctacaaaatttatcaatatattaagcaatatttattattattttaccttCGCCTAATAACGCTGTGCATATGCTAATAAAGACAATTAGAATTGTGTCCGCCCACATGTTCActgtaataaactttttattcgaAGTTCATCCAATACTGTTAATTATTCCTCGTGATTACAAAAATCGTCGTGATTAAGGGTCGACAGGAGTGACGTGCGATTTCCGACTCCGAATTGAGTGCACAGGGGCCTCATGCGGTAGCATGAAAATTTATGGTTAATGTATAGGTTAGGCATACGTGTCCATACACGTATCACACGAGCTCACGCCTCGCGCGAACGCAACATTAGTGTGACAAGATCTGACAATTATCGTTATGCTGTTCCTGTCTTTTTCCGCGcgttaaaacattttctattctttttcttcttttaaatagaaagaaagatagaaaatgttttgaagcatttgtaAGATTTATTCTATCTCTATTCATTAATGAGTAACAAAGATAGAATGCTGCTCATTTCAACACGATTGCCACGTGGAATTTATTCTACATCGTATGCAAATGCATAACTGACATTATCAGAGCTTTTCGTAattgtttcaaaatattaaaagtatactaataacaatatttaataaacagaaaatttatgcaaattgcaTTATGAAGACTTTCCACGATAAATATGCAAGTTAGGGTGCTTTCACATGCAGCGTAACTTGCAGTCGACCAATCACATCTCAAAAATGTCAGACATATATCTACTTACTTCCACAATCCCTGCACTATATGATGCGCATGCGTGCGCATGCGCGCGCAGCACACGTTAAAAATCACCTATGTACACCGTATtttctgcctctctttctccatgcCCCTATCGCTTATCGGAAAGGCACGTAAGTAGCGACATCGTAGTATCACATGTATGGTTCACATTCCATTTTTTTGCGACATTATCCCTGTTGTTAGAATGACTGCGAAGTATTATTAAGTGGACCGCTTAAAGCTGCACTGCTGATTCTTCGAAGTATTCGTAGCACTAAGTGGACCACACACATCCCTCGTCTCGAATCAAAGCCGAACGTCGTATTATCTAAGACGCCAACTTGCCTGAACACAAGTGGGAGACTGAAAGTCACATAACATTTTCTACTGGGAAAATTAATACAAGATTGGTGCACACCGAATGCAACTTTCCGCCGTGAGGGCAATCACCGGTGAGGGTCACAAATTTTTAGTATTCAATGTCCTCCTGGCAAAAGTGGTGTAAAAAATTGTACTGGACGCAAAGTTCGGTGTGTTTCACCGCGAAAATAAGGCTGAAGTCCAGTTAGCACTGCATACGTtgcaaaacattttctattctttgtagtcgaaagaagaaaacggaCGGAAAGTGTTTTGTAGCATTCGTAGTGCCAACTCGATTGCAATCTAAATATCTTAGTGGGTGATCCACTTAgcattacaaatatttcaaaacactatcctttttatttaaaagaagaagaaaagagtagaaaattttttaaagtatttaTAGCGCTAAGTGGACTGTGATAgtcttaatattaatagttttttttaCTGTCAAAAGTAAATtagatgtaaaaaaattacacTGATAATGAGTACACAGCAATTTTACACTACTCTTTTCTCATTAGAAAATACTACTGTATGTAATGCTGTTGTACTATAATTTTTTGGCTTGATAAATTCTGTTCACAGGTACGTCAAGCTTATAAGTCTCTGTTTTTGCAACTCTAATATAACATTGTGCTGAACATCATGTCAAAAATTAAGTTGCTTGATGATAATAcaggaaatatttatacaattgaGGTTTCGGAAGAAGACGCAGTAAAAGCAAGTCAAGGTAAGAGAGcagtattatttgtattgccTAAAggtagaaagaaattattcaagaAAGATAGAAGGTAATAGAAGAAGATAGAAGGAACATTTCTATTAAGACATATTTGTTTCAGATATGCTGTTTGCAACACaacttttagaaaattttaaagcCCAGAGTTGCGAGGAATCTGTCACGGAAGCAGGTAATTTgtgtatactatatatatttataaatactattactattattaaataatacctATAATCGAAGTGCATTATCTATTTTAATGATGCATGTGTGTACACATTATGTACTGATTGactttcatgtatattttatgctcATCAACAGAATATTTGTCTGCTGAGGGTGACATGTATTCTACAGATGAAGTAATACAAGAAGAAACAATGCAGGAAGAGATAATGCAAGAAGAGGAAATGCAAGAAGAGGAGATGCAAGAAGAGGTACTGCAAGAAGAGGCAATACAAGAAGAGACAATGCAAGAAGAGGTAATACTGTCGGATTCTTCTCAAGAGAAAggtataatacattatatatattattacattatatatatattacattatatatatatctatcaaAGCAGTATATACTACTACTTTttatgagaaagaaaaagatttactATGAAGATGAGCCTAAaatgatatttgattttttcatgttttcaGATAGTTTTCGTTGGCCACACGAAGCCATTCTTCTGCTACTCAGAATCTATCGACAGCACGaggataaaattatatctagGAAAATGTCGATGAAGAAATTTTGGATGATGGTTGCCTCCAAGTTGGTCGCGAAAAATTACAATGTCACATCTTCTCAGTGCAAAAGTAAAATGGCAGGTTTAAAGAACACTTACAGAAACGTGAGGGACTACAATTCCAAATACGGTAACAACGGTCGCACATGGCCATACTTCGACGTGAGTGTACAGTGAATCTTGCAtactttttattctattacaaaaaaagagagggagcTGTTGACGTTTTCAcgcagaaaattaatatttcttccgATGTATCCTCTACAGACTATGGATGAATTATTCAGGGATAAACCATGGGCAATTCCAAGTCCTACGTTGGATAATAACAATCCAACTTCATCATCGTATCATGAAAATAGTattgataagaaaagaaacggtTCATCTCCAAGTAAACCTGAATCACCTTCCAAACGTAAGTATCAgagtgcttttaatattttttcatacttattttatttacttcaaGTGTTACACTGCATATTATAATTCAAGAATATTGAGACTTTACAATAAGCGCAATACTAAATTACTGTCTAAActaatatatactataaattACAGAGTTAAGAGATTGTATCTTGTTAGACAAAGTACTTGCTATTGCAAAGGAGAGTATCACCAAGCGAAGAAAGATGCATGAGGAAGCAATGGCGAGGCAAGACAAGTTACTCGATATTCTagagaaattaatgaaaaaatagtaTAACGTcacagatatttattttacgtactttattattaatcaggTTACTCgactattatattacaaaagttagCTAttctatgtaaaaataaaatgttacaaaaagaTTACTATAAGTCATATCTTACATACAAATGTACAAGCTAAGTATAAATACCTATACCTCTTAATATTCAcgcattttttaaacataaactAGCACATATGTTACTCCTTTTTGCTTCCGCAACGGTTCTATCACAATTATATTCAACTTGCATTTCCGGCAGTGGTTTTGTTTCCTCCACGTCTACGTCTACAACGATGACTTGATCTTGCAGTTGTATCTCATCCTGGTTTAATAAGCAAATATTGTGTAGCACGCAACACGCGAGTATGTGATAGGCGGTGAAATCCATGCGGTTGATCGCCAACACATTTAGCAAGCTCCTCCAGCGTGCTTTCAGAAGGCCAAATGCCCTTTCAATAACCGTTCGACTAGAAGAGtggcaataattataattcttttgaCGCTTCGTAAGGTGTCCACTGTCGGAATACGGGACCATCAGATGCTGATGCAACTTATACGTTGCATCTCCAATTAAATGCGTGTTATTCGGGAATTTATTTGAATCAT
The Ooceraea biroi isolate clonal line C1 chromosome 12, Obir_v5.4, whole genome shotgun sequence DNA segment above includes these coding regions:
- the LOC105276587 gene encoding calcium load-activated calcium channel, translating into MWADTILIVFISICTALLGEGLTWLMVYRTEKYQKLKAEVEKQSKKLEKRKEAHGDSLDKQQKKKIEREEERLKNNNRDLSLVKMKSMFAIGFAFTALLSMFNNIFDGRVVARLPFVPISWIQGLSHRNLPGDDYTECSFIFLYILCTMSIRQNIQKMLGFAPSRTASKQSGSIFGPPPQQFK
- the LOC105276589 gene encoding uncharacterized protein LOC105276589, coding for MSKIKLLDDNTGNIYTIEVSEEDAVKASQDMLFATQLLENFKAQSCEESVTEAEYLSAEGDMYSTDEVIQEETMQEEIMQEEEMQEEEMQEEVLQEEAIQEETMQEEVILSDSSQEKDSFRWPHEAILLLLRIYRQHEDKIISRKMSMKKFWMMVASKLVAKNYNVTSSQCKSKMAGLKNTYRNVRDYNSKYGNNGRTWPYFDTMDELFRDKPWAIPSPTLDNNNPTSSSYHENSIDKKRNGSSPSKPESPSKQLRDCILLDKVLAIAKESITKRRKMHEEAMARQDKLLDILEKLMKK